In a single window of the Nodularia spumigena CCY9414 genome:
- a CDS encoding isocitrate/isopropylmalate dehydrogenase family protein produces MRSSSNQSYRIVAIPGEGIGPEVVAASLQLLQQVAKLEGFTLQVDYGWLGTTALEKFGTYFPQATAELCNGSDGIVFGAVTQGGLLELRKHYDFFCNLRPIRIVDSLVNKSSLRPEKIKGLDILVIRELVSGIYFGSAGRASDEKGAYGYHTMLYYDHEIRRLARQALQKAQQRRGKLTVAHKENALPNLPWTRLVQEEAAQFPDVIVEPMLVDNLAMQMVMNPQRFDVILASNLFGDILSDIGGALVGSLGLLGSASLNADGFGLYEAIHGTAPDIAGKGIANPLGTIGACVLMLEQWGEKRAAQIIMVAQDRVLEQGYRTADLSPQGSEILVNTEQLIQLLLTEIYNLQNTEIGVLHEFYK; encoded by the coding sequence ATGAGGTCTTCAAGTAATCAGTCTTATCGCATTGTTGCTATTCCAGGTGAAGGAATTGGACCAGAAGTTGTGGCAGCTTCTCTACAACTTTTGCAACAAGTAGCGAAACTGGAAGGATTTACCTTGCAGGTAGATTATGGTTGGCTGGGTACAACCGCCTTAGAAAAATTTGGTACTTACTTTCCTCAAGCCACAGCCGAGCTATGTAATGGATCTGATGGAATTGTCTTTGGAGCAGTTACCCAAGGAGGACTGCTAGAACTGCGAAAACATTACGACTTTTTTTGCAATCTGCGTCCTATTCGGATTGTTGATAGTTTAGTAAATAAATCTAGCTTACGCCCAGAAAAAATCAAAGGACTGGATATACTCGTCATTCGAGAATTAGTCAGTGGTATTTATTTTGGATCTGCTGGACGTGCTTCAGATGAAAAAGGAGCTTATGGCTACCACACCATGCTCTATTACGATCATGAAATACGTCGCCTTGCTCGCCAAGCCTTGCAAAAAGCCCAACAACGTCGAGGAAAACTAACAGTAGCCCATAAAGAAAATGCCTTACCTAATTTGCCTTGGACTCGTTTAGTGCAAGAAGAAGCAGCCCAGTTTCCTGATGTTATTGTAGAACCAATGTTAGTGGATAATTTAGCCATGCAAATGGTTATGAATCCCCAGAGATTTGATGTAATTTTGGCCAGCAATTTGTTTGGAGATATTCTCAGCGATATTGGTGGAGCTTTAGTTGGTTCTTTAGGTTTATTAGGATCAGCCAGTCTTAATGCAGATGGATTTGGACTATACGAAGCAATTCACGGTACTGCGCCAGATATTGCTGGTAAAGGAATTGCTAATCCTTTGGGAACTATTGGAGCTTGTGTTTTAATGCTAGAGCAGTGGGGGGAAAAAAGAGCCGCCCAAATAATTATGGTAGCACAAGATCGAGTTTTAGAGCAAGGATATCGGACTGCGGATTTATCTCCCCAAGGCTCCGAAATATTAGTTAATACCGAACAATTAATACAGCTTTTACTAACAGAGATTTATAATTTACAAAATACAGAAATTGGGGTGCTGCATGAGTTCTATAAATAA
- a CDS encoding 3-isopropylmalate dehydratase large subunit: protein MTLVEKLIAKASGNTYVRPGEVVFAQVDLALSHDAVAGPVATTFYKHYGKEAKLWDAQRVVLVADHFIQVNDIRNDQKANVMYQEMIDFAKKQGCHLFDIVSPGEAAGICHVLLPEKGFVRPGMIIAGTDSHTCTYGALGAFSAGVGTTDMANIYAMGDMWIRVPSTLVFELSGTLPPHISAKDIILFILGQIGCAGATSKVMEFRGSILEQMPFDERLTLANMAIECGAICGLIVPDETTRNYVRSRSDQEFEELIADPDAEYEKVYKFDISNLEPQIARPPKPDQVVPISQIEETPITKAFIGSCTGGKLYDLAQAAEVLQDRQVADGVNLFIVPASVEIREKAEALGYMDIFAQAGAKILKSGCGACINSGIGVLNKEETGVYATNRNFKGRSGDPTGKNYLASPRTVAISAVKGKISHILD, encoded by the coding sequence ATGACTTTAGTAGAAAAACTGATCGCTAAAGCTTCTGGTAATACTTATGTCCGTCCTGGAGAAGTAGTTTTTGCCCAAGTTGACTTAGCTTTATCCCATGATGCGGTAGCAGGACCTGTAGCCACAACATTTTATAAACACTACGGCAAAGAAGCAAAACTGTGGGATGCTCAACGGGTAGTTTTAGTAGCAGATCACTTTATCCAAGTGAATGACATCCGCAATGATCAAAAAGCCAATGTCATGTATCAAGAAATGATTGACTTTGCCAAAAAACAAGGATGTCATTTATTTGATATAGTTTCTCCCGGTGAAGCTGCTGGTATTTGTCACGTTTTACTACCAGAAAAAGGATTTGTACGCCCAGGAATGATTATTGCTGGTACAGATTCCCATACCTGTACCTACGGGGCATTAGGAGCTTTTTCCGCCGGTGTGGGAACTACAGACATGGCCAATATCTATGCTATGGGGGATATGTGGATTCGTGTTCCCTCAACACTGGTATTCGAGTTATCTGGAACTCTACCCCCCCACATCAGTGCTAAGGATATTATTTTGTTTATCCTGGGACAAATTGGTTGCGCTGGTGCTACAAGCAAAGTAATGGAATTTAGAGGGTCAATACTCGAACAAATGCCTTTTGATGAAAGATTGACTCTTGCTAATATGGCCATTGAGTGTGGTGCAATCTGTGGTTTAATCGTTCCTGATGAAACAACCCGCAATTATGTCAGAAGTCGATCTGATCAAGAATTTGAGGAACTTATAGCCGATCCTGATGCTGAATATGAAAAAGTGTATAAATTTGACATCAGTAATCTAGAACCGCAAATTGCCCGTCCTCCCAAACCGGATCAAGTAGTACCTATTAGTCAGATAGAAGAAACCCCCATTACTAAAGCTTTTATTGGTTCTTGTACAGGAGGTAAATTATACGATTTGGCTCAGGCCGCCGAAGTTTTACAGGATCGCCAAGTGGCAGATGGTGTCAACTTGTTTATTGTTCCTGCTTCCGTAGAAATTCGGGAAAAAGCAGAAGCATTGGGATATATGGACATTTTTGCTCAAGCAGGTGCAAAAATTCTTAAATCAGGTTGTGGTGCTTGTATCAATTCGGGAATTGGGGTTTTAAACAAAGAAGAAACAGGAGTTTATGCAACTAATCGCAATTTTAAAGGACGCAGTGGCGATCCTACAGGTAAAAACTATTTAGCTTCTCCTAGAACTGTAGCTATCTCAGCCGTAAAAGGCAAAATCAGCCACATTCTTGATTAA
- a CDS encoding patatin-like phospholipase family protein, protein MVKKVIEQSVLTFDGQHDYIDFGKNDPDLVLSQGTSGFTVSGWVNPHHLTRQATTYGTRNVFFARSSDRYSDNFEVGVSPTGNLDIYIDEQLSKFIKTLGNGELTIGEWHFFAIVFNQGDLTVYLDHNQYIEYFTGSALNKATSPITLGGTLHNNIHFSGQLAHISVWNYPCNQEQIQAHRSGLIVGDEEGLVAYWKLDEGEGTIVNNQTGNFYQGNLYGNPIWNLTQITFLGESSAEEETKTKQPEAIFNIQASPTLSQEKLAEDINQTEQQKYKILAIDGGGIRGMIPALLLAEIEKRTQKPIFSLFDLIAGTSTGGILALGLTKPRLNQETSDKLAEAEYTAADLSELFIEYGVEIFYEPLFEKLLGPLEDIFLQPKYASTSRVEILKQYFGDSLIENNLKEVFVTSYDIEQRIPIFFSNKLEKQQIKSKKFRNLCAGFSLLDAALATSATPTYFPPHRIVTSHNTNGFYTLVDGGVFANNPSQLAISEAKSSKQEANRILNTEDILIVSLGTGSLTSVYPYDEVKNWGLLQWGRPLLNIMFDGSSEVVAGELERLFAFSNRETKSSYYRFQTFLDAELEEIDKTTLRNTRQLQAAAKQMIAQNSKKIDELCSLLLE, encoded by the coding sequence GTGGTAAAAAAAGTAATTGAACAATCAGTTTTGACCTTTGATGGTCAACATGATTACATAGATTTTGGCAAAAATGATCCTGATCTGGTTTTGTCCCAGGGTACTTCAGGTTTTACAGTTTCAGGATGGGTTAATCCCCATCATCTCACTAGACAAGCTACTACCTATGGAACACGCAATGTCTTTTTTGCCCGTTCTTCAGACCGATACAGTGATAATTTTGAAGTTGGTGTTAGTCCTACAGGAAATTTAGATATTTACATTGATGAACAATTGAGCAAATTTATCAAAACCCTGGGTAATGGAGAATTAACCATTGGAGAATGGCACTTTTTTGCTATTGTTTTTAATCAAGGTGATCTTACCGTATATCTTGATCATAATCAATATATAGAATATTTTACAGGTTCTGCGTTAAATAAAGCCACAAGTCCGATCACTCTGGGGGGAACTTTACACAATAATATACATTTTTCAGGACAATTAGCTCATATTAGTGTCTGGAATTATCCATGTAATCAGGAACAAATTCAAGCTCATCGTTCTGGGTTAATAGTTGGGGATGAAGAAGGATTAGTTGCTTATTGGAAATTAGATGAAGGGGAAGGAACAATTGTCAATAATCAAACTGGGAACTTTTATCAAGGAAATTTGTATGGTAATCCTATTTGGAATTTAACACAAATTACATTTCTAGGAGAATCATCTGCGGAGGAAGAAACCAAAACCAAACAACCAGAAGCAATTTTTAATATCCAAGCATCACCTACATTATCTCAAGAGAAATTAGCAGAAGATATCAATCAAACAGAGCAACAAAAATATAAAATACTTGCCATTGATGGTGGTGGTATTCGTGGCATGATTCCTGCACTTTTGTTAGCAGAAATTGAAAAGCGCACACAAAAACCTATATTTAGTTTGTTTGATTTAATTGCTGGTACTTCCACTGGGGGAATTTTAGCACTGGGGCTAACTAAACCCCGATTAAATCAAGAAACATCTGATAAATTAGCAGAGGCTGAATACACTGCTGCGGATCTATCAGAACTATTTATTGAGTATGGAGTGGAAATATTTTATGAACCATTATTTGAAAAGTTACTTGGACCTTTAGAAGATATATTTTTACAGCCCAAATATGCTTCTACCAGCAGAGTAGAAATTCTCAAACAATATTTTGGTGATAGTCTGATAGAAAATAATCTCAAAGAAGTTTTTGTTACGAGTTATGATATCGAGCAGCGAATTCCGATATTTTTTAGCAACAAGTTGGAAAAACAACAAATAAAATCTAAAAAATTTCGCAATTTATGTGCAGGATTTTCGCTTTTAGATGCTGCATTAGCCACCAGTGCTACTCCCACTTATTTCCCTCCTCATCGCATTGTCACTTCTCATAATACTAACGGTTTTTATACTTTAGTAGATGGTGGAGTTTTTGCTAATAATCCATCCCAGTTAGCTATTTCCGAAGCAAAAAGTAGTAAACAAGAAGCAAATAGGATTCTGAATACGGAAGATATCTTAATAGTTTCTCTAGGTACAGGTTCGCTGACAAGTGTTTATCCTTATGATGAAGTCAAAAATTGGGGACTCTTACAATGGGGAAGACCACTTTTAAATATTATGTTTGATGGTAGTAGTGAAGTTGTTGCTGGAGAGTTAGAAAGGTTGTTTGCATTTAGTAATCGAGAAACTAAAAGTTCTTATTATCGGTTTCAAACATTTTTAGATGCAGAACTAGAAGAAATAGATAAGACAACTTTACGAAATACTCGCCAGCTACAAGCAGCAGCCAAGCAGATGATTGCTCAAAATAGCAAAAAAATAGATGAATTGTGTAGTCTTTTATTAGAGTAA
- a CDS encoding phosphopantetheine-binding protein, with amino-acid sequence MGGYAAANSFLDSFTHYQNSQNQLTNKLTSYCFSWSMWDDTGMSQGYQMKNLIRAKGSYIMSCSQAISSMLASLHHQQHNLLIGLEGSNQNIQRWQSSTFNLQKLTAYFTTNTGEVVKLPSLKVQDNFGNVCIYDSVQLPEMPCLENGEIDRPRLIKKINNQENREQIEPRNEIELKIAQCWQQVLKLPLLGIHDNFFELGGNSLLAGQVIAQLREDFSLELSLQRLLQAPTIVGLAQTIEAIQAVTKSQNTFTETSSQEYEEDYL; translated from the coding sequence GTGGGTGGTTATGCTGCTGCTAATAGTTTTCTCGATAGTTTTACTCATTACCAAAATTCCCAAAATCAATTAACCAATAAATTAACCAGCTATTGTTTTAGTTGGAGTATGTGGGATGATACAGGAATGAGTCAAGGATATCAGATGAAAAATCTGATCCGTGCTAAAGGTTCATATATCATGTCTTGCTCCCAAGCAATATCTTCTATGCTGGCCAGCTTACACCATCAACAACATAATTTATTGATAGGTTTAGAGGGCAGTAATCAAAATATTCAACGTTGGCAATCATCAACTTTTAATTTACAGAAATTAACTGCCTATTTCACAACCAATACTGGGGAGGTTGTTAAATTACCAAGCTTAAAAGTGCAAGATAATTTTGGCAATGTTTGTATTTATGACTCTGTACAACTGCCAGAAATGCCTTGTTTAGAAAACGGTGAAATTGATCGACCTAGACTCATTAAAAAAATTAACAATCAGGAAAATAGGGAGCAGATTGAACCACGTAACGAGATAGAATTAAAAATTGCTCAATGTTGGCAACAAGTTTTAAAATTGCCACTTTTAGGCATTCATGACAACTTTTTTGAATTGGGGGGAAATTCCTTACTAGCTGGTCAAGTAATTGCTCAGTTACGGGAAGATTTCTCTCTAGAATTGTCTCTCCAGCGTTTATTGCAAGCACCTACTATTGTGGGTTTAGCTCAGACTATTGAAGCAATTCAAGCAGTAACTAAAAGTCAAAATACTTTTACTGAAACATCATCACAAGAATACGAAGAGGATTATTTATAA
- a CDS encoding AAA-like domain-containing protein gives MAVKQIQSKRRRGVLLSPQGMHRIQEAISSWEITKNQGERLTLDQLSYQTNVSAKTLSRLWSANKGVDQKTLKLCFNTFNLELHEEDYIFLKEDFETKIPDLLSDSICVKTENASLFTYPDGPLSLDSPLYIERQWIEELIYRQVTKPGCVVRILAPGQMGKTSLIIRLLAFADAQGYRTVNLSFSQIDAYCLTHLNKFLRSFCSQIAIKLGMAPNIHEHWDEDVGYKLTCSLYFQHYILKQSNNPLVLVLSEVERFFEYPQVAQEFFALLRSWCEESRQNNLWKNLRLVVAYSTEQYFCLDINHSPFNIGLPIRLQEFTQEQVEELARRYGLRWTAGNESAQLISLIGGHPALTQLALYYLHCGAITLPNLIKEAIANGGIYRYHLQQHWVKLLANPGLIRTYTELVTTKASLVIDPIHAYKLESLGLITFDGDRVLPSCQLYRTYFAKQLSAIV, from the coding sequence ATGGCTGTCAAACAAATTCAATCAAAAAGAAGACGAGGTGTGCTTCTATCTCCTCAAGGAATGCATCGGATACAAGAAGCTATATCATCTTGGGAGATCACAAAAAACCAAGGAGAACGATTGACTCTGGACCAGTTATCGTACCAGACAAACGTTTCTGCTAAAACTCTCAGCCGCTTATGGTCAGCAAATAAAGGTGTAGACCAGAAAACTTTAAAATTATGTTTTAATACCTTTAATTTAGAACTCCATGAAGAAGACTACATCTTCCTAAAGGAGGATTTTGAAACCAAAATACCAGATTTATTATCAGATAGTATATGTGTAAAAACAGAAAATGCATCTTTATTCACATATCCTGATGGACCACTATCTTTAGATTCTCCCTTATATATTGAGCGTCAGTGGATAGAGGAATTAATTTATCGACAGGTGACTAAACCAGGTTGTGTAGTTAGAATTCTCGCTCCTGGACAGATGGGTAAAACTTCTTTGATAATACGTCTTTTAGCCTTTGCAGATGCACAAGGATATCGCACTGTAAATTTAAGTTTTTCCCAGATAGATGCTTACTGTTTAACTCACTTAAATAAGTTTTTGCGTTCTTTTTGTAGCCAAATTGCCATAAAACTAGGTATGGCTCCTAATATTCATGAACATTGGGATGAAGATGTGGGTTATAAGTTAACCTGTAGCCTTTACTTTCAGCATTATATTCTCAAGCAAAGTAATAACCCTCTGGTTTTGGTATTGAGTGAAGTAGAACGCTTTTTTGAATATCCTCAAGTTGCTCAGGAATTTTTTGCTTTGTTGCGTTCTTGGTGCGAAGAATCACGACAAAATAATTTATGGAAAAATTTGAGGTTAGTAGTTGCTTATTCAACAGAACAGTATTTTTGTTTAGATATCAATCACTCTCCGTTTAATATTGGGCTACCTATCCGTCTGCAAGAATTTACTCAGGAACAGGTAGAAGAATTAGCTAGGCGATATGGGTTAAGGTGGACTGCTGGCAACGAGTCGGCACAATTGATATCTCTTATTGGCGGTCATCCAGCATTGACACAACTAGCGTTGTATTATCTTCACTGTGGGGCTATTACTTTACCAAACTTGATCAAAGAGGCGATCGCTAATGGTGGTATTTACCGCTATCACTTGCAGCAACATTGGGTAAAACTGTTAGCCAATCCTGGTTTAATCAGGACATATACTGAACTTGTTACCACTAAGGCAAGTCTGGTTATTGATCCTATCCATGCTTATAAACTGGAAAGTTTAGGATTAATTACCTTTGATGGCGATCGCGTATTACCCAGTTGCCAACTCTATCGGACTTATTTTGCCAAGCAATTATCTGCCATTGTTTAA
- a CDS encoding SDR family NAD(P)-dependent oxidoreductase produces MQLDNHSQVLATSTNENFTYKKIEVAIRLSLTVDDCVVIKRQTEKGKQELIAYIVPSGLFAPEQILSHLQTILPSELIPTAFVPISTIPLTETGQIDEIALASLEVIESDLIRDLEKQLESLSEIDRVAVVVEPVVKSIPPLHLEELLGETPANLYENNQQEIQATTHSQKIEHKNLSSSKKLAISHGKPLPYSPDAPKNLVEVLQRAAKNSNEGIIYIKSDGSETIQFYRELWQDAQRILAGLRNLGLKPQDKVIFQLADNQDFICAFWGCVLGGFVPVPVSIAPIYEPANNTASKLQNTWQILKKPLVLTSASLAPDIDGFARVLNLENFKIATVDQLLQCEPDLELHLSQPEDLAILFLTSGSTGMPKCVMLNHRNILSMTTGLILMGHFSSQESVLNWMPLDHVGALVSLSIMAVSLGCQQIHVPTDLIVQKPLQWLDLIDKHQATISWSPNFAFSLICDRSVEINRQQWDLSSMKFIINAGEPIVTKTARNFLKLLSRHGLPTNAIHPAFGMCETSSGITYSDNFSLESSSDETSFVELGLPIAGAALRIVDDNEQIVTENTIGRLQVKGASVTAGYYQNPQANEEVFTSDGWFNTGDLGFLDQGRLTITGRIKDVIIINGLNYYCHEIEAAVEEITGVEVSYTAACAVRQPGSNTDKLAIFFHTSFNDDKNLLTLLKEIRACVVNKVRINTDYLITVNKEIIPKTAIGKIQRSQLSQRFQTGEFQSIIKHIDILLGNSNTIPNWFYRQVWKPKSPITINSSLTITNTTLVFIDAYGLGDYLCQKLSENKLTYITVYPGKEFQKINSSHYVVNPETAKDYQLLIASLAADKIIIGRIIHLWTYDKYQEINNIDILEKAQAQGIYSLLFLVQALAKVQGTDNSIQLLFISSHIQSIASDDPIAYEKSTVLGLLKTIPQELPKLNCRHIDLPFAEVQENGVLILQEMQISSKEREIAYRNGQRLISRLEPVDFTSKPQSSITFKQGGTYLITGGLGGIGIEISQYLLKHYQAKLLLVGRTRLNSEKHIKLYQELAQLGGEVIYEAVDICDLKQLQIIVEKAQFKWGANLDGILHLAGTFHEQQVLEETQENLAATLRPKLLGAWVLHQLAKENQASIFINFSSAHGFFWQHCCGWLCCC; encoded by the coding sequence ATGCAGTTAGACAACCATAGTCAAGTTTTAGCGACTTCAACTAACGAAAATTTTACATACAAAAAAATAGAAGTTGCTATTCGGTTGAGTTTGACTGTAGATGATTGTGTAGTTATCAAGAGACAAACAGAAAAGGGAAAACAGGAATTAATAGCTTATATAGTTCCATCGGGTTTGTTTGCACCAGAACAAATTTTATCTCACCTGCAAACAATTCTCCCCAGCGAGTTGATACCCACTGCATTTGTACCCATATCTACTATACCCCTCACAGAGACAGGGCAGATAGATGAAATTGCGTTAGCTAGTTTAGAAGTAATTGAATCAGACTTAATACGAGATTTAGAAAAGCAATTAGAGTCATTGTCAGAAATTGATCGGGTTGCGGTGGTTGTTGAACCTGTAGTTAAAAGTATTCCTCCTTTGCATTTGGAAGAGTTGTTAGGGGAGACTCCAGCAAACCTCTATGAAAATAACCAACAAGAAATACAAGCAACTACACATAGTCAGAAAATAGAACACAAAAACCTATCCTCATCAAAAAAGTTAGCCATTAGTCACGGTAAACCACTGCCATACTCTCCAGACGCTCCTAAAAATTTAGTAGAAGTATTACAACGAGCCGCTAAAAATTCAAACGAAGGTATTATCTACATTAAATCTGATGGTAGTGAGACAATTCAATTTTATAGAGAATTATGGCAAGATGCCCAAAGAATTTTAGCAGGACTAAGAAACTTAGGACTTAAACCACAGGATAAAGTAATTTTTCAATTAGCAGATAATCAAGATTTTATTTGTGCTTTTTGGGGTTGTGTTTTGGGTGGTTTTGTTCCAGTTCCAGTATCCATTGCGCCTATTTATGAACCAGCTAATAATACAGCCAGTAAATTACAAAACACTTGGCAAATATTGAAAAAACCCTTGGTACTAACAAGTGCTTCTTTAGCTCCTGATATTGATGGTTTTGCCAGAGTTTTAAACTTAGAAAACTTTAAAATTGCCACTGTTGATCAGTTGCTTCAATGTGAACCAGATTTAGAATTGCATCTTAGTCAACCAGAAGATTTAGCAATTTTATTTTTAACTTCTGGTAGTACGGGAATGCCCAAGTGTGTGATGTTAAATCATCGCAATATCTTGAGTATGACAACTGGCTTAATTTTAATGGGTCATTTCTCAAGCCAGGAAAGTGTTTTAAACTGGATGCCTTTAGATCATGTTGGTGCGTTAGTTTCTCTGAGTATCATGGCTGTAAGTTTAGGATGCCAGCAAATTCATGTACCTACTGACTTAATTGTACAGAAACCGCTTCAGTGGCTAGATTTGATTGATAAACATCAAGCTACCATTAGCTGGTCGCCTAACTTTGCATTTTCCCTGATTTGCGATCGCTCTGTAGAAATCAATCGTCAGCAATGGGATTTATCTTCCATGAAGTTTATCATCAATGCTGGAGAACCAATTGTTACAAAAACAGCGAGAAATTTCTTAAAACTTCTCAGTCGTCATGGTTTGCCAACAAATGCTATTCATCCAGCTTTTGGAATGTGTGAAACCTCTTCTGGTATTACCTACTCTGACAACTTTTCTCTAGAATCTTCATCAGATGAAACTTCATTTGTAGAGTTAGGATTACCAATTGCTGGTGCTGCATTACGAATTGTTGATGACAATGAACAGATAGTAACAGAAAATACCATTGGGCGTTTACAGGTTAAAGGTGCATCTGTTACTGCTGGTTACTATCAAAATCCTCAAGCAAACGAAGAAGTTTTTACATCTGATGGTTGGTTTAATACAGGAGATTTAGGATTTCTAGATCAAGGACGTTTAACCATTACTGGCAGAATCAAAGATGTAATTATTATCAATGGATTAAATTACTATTGTCATGAAATCGAAGCTGCTGTTGAAGAAATTACAGGAGTAGAAGTTTCTTATACAGCGGCCTGTGCAGTCAGACAACCAGGAAGCAATACTGATAAATTAGCTATATTTTTCCATACTTCTTTTAATGATGATAAAAATTTATTAACTCTGCTCAAAGAAATTCGCGCTTGTGTTGTGAATAAGGTGAGAATAAATACTGATTATTTAATTACCGTAAATAAAGAAATTATTCCTAAAACCGCTATTGGAAAAATTCAACGTTCTCAACTCAGCCAACGTTTCCAAACAGGTGAATTTCAATCAATTATTAAACACATTGACATATTACTGGGTAATAGTAATACCATTCCCAATTGGTTTTACCGTCAAGTATGGAAACCGAAATCACCCATTACTATTAACTCTTCTTTAACTATTACTAATACCACGCTAGTATTTATAGATGCTTACGGTTTGGGTGACTATTTATGTCAAAAATTATCAGAAAATAAACTAACCTATATTACCGTTTACCCTGGAAAAGAATTTCAAAAAATCAATAGTTCTCATTATGTAGTTAATCCCGAAACAGCCAAAGACTATCAACTTTTAATCGCATCCCTAGCAGCAGATAAGATTATTATTGGGCGGATTATTCATCTTTGGACTTACGATAAATATCAGGAAATTAACAATATTGATATCTTAGAAAAAGCACAAGCACAGGGAATATATAGTTTATTATTCCTGGTTCAAGCTTTAGCCAAAGTTCAAGGTACTGATAATTCTATTCAATTACTATTTATTTCTTCTCATATTCAGTCTATTGCCTCAGATGATCCTATAGCTTATGAGAAATCAACAGTATTAGGACTGTTAAAAACTATTCCTCAAGAACTACCTAAACTGAACTGTCGCCATATTGATTTACCTTTTGCTGAAGTTCAGGAAAATGGGGTTTTAATTCTCCAAGAAATGCAAATTTCCTCAAAAGAACGAGAGATAGCATACAGAAATGGACAACGTTTAATTTCTCGCTTAGAACCAGTTGATTTTACCAGCAAACCTCAATCATCAATTACCTTCAAACAAGGAGGAACATATTTAATTACCGGGGGACTTGGTGGTATAGGTATTGAAATTTCACAGTATTTGTTAAAACATTACCAAGCTAAATTATTATTAGTTGGTAGAACTCGTTTAAATTCAGAAAAACACATCAAACTCTATCAAGAATTAGCACAGCTTGGGGGAGAGGTAATTTATGAAGCCGTTGATATTTGTGACTTAAAACAGTTGCAAATCATAGTGGAAAAAGCTCAATTTAAATGGGGTGCAAATCTTGATGGTATATTGCATTTAGCTGGAACTTTTCACGAACAACAGGTACTAGAAGAAACTCAGGAAAACCTAGCCGCAACTCTACGTCCTAAATTGTTGGGTGCTTGGGTATTACATCAATTAGCAAAAGAAAATCAGGCAAGTATTTTTATTAACTTTTCTTCAGCACACGGTTTTTTTTGGCAGCACTGCTGTGGGTGGTTATGCTGCTGCTAA